The following coding sequences are from one Danio rerio strain Tuebingen ecotype United States chromosome 21, GRCz12tu, whole genome shotgun sequence window:
- the znf532 gene encoding zinc finger protein 532 isoform X1: MGDMKTPDFDDLLAAFDIPDMVDPKAAIESGHDDHEGQLKHNAHHEEDSHATSGPDVGVSVIVKNVRNFDASEHLSEKDVHPTVGNGLRNGFLPVSPNNRYRKESDKLQKGEIHGMAGNISTFNQFSPISSAEEFDDDDKIEVDDPADKQSHLSFRPNPLTGSGAKMEEPRSQHIKADCASRPRTNGNCHKLKVENGSTNGKVGHAKLHDSQKPRKNQEEHSKETSTSQEAKEPAEPVIELSVTNFSQAKAKSSAKLSSCIAAIAALSAKKASTETVPPESIATTRDSPREAKEIPKVTEKSLDQESALELSRKVLTKQPDSPSSVTSESSSKESPASPAGSIPVIPKVRIKTIKTSSGQIKRTVTRVLPEFDPDGLKKGVDSSSNVVSSLLSSSTSPSVFSSPTRTTLPTTVVATSGGSAIEVTKQMTIKPVATAFLPVSAVKTAGSQVINLKLANNTTVKATVIPAASVQSASSAILKAANAIQQQTVMVPASSLTNTKLVPKTVHLTNLNLLPQNPSSAELHQALTKPQQPIKQALLAQQQQKKVSRVQVLTSSQSSVVEAFNKVLSSINPVPVYVPNLSPPTSACISLPSRGYKCLECGDSFALEKSLTQHYDRRSVRIEVTCNHCTKNLVFYNKCSLLSHARGHKDKGVVMQCSHLILKPIPADQMILVPSVTSSAPTSSANLGSLIAGSQGKGNSTTVISAPSSAPVVAAMPLDKDASRVCRSNLKCLECNETFQEESALVMHYQQAPESSGQKTCTICQMLLPNQCSFASHQRIHQHKSPYICPECGAICRSVHFQSHVTKNCLHYTRRVGYRCVHCSVIFADVAALKSHIQGSHCEIFYKCPICPMAFKSAPGAHSHAYTQHPGVKIGEPKLIYKCSMCDTVFTQQTLLYTHFDQHISSQKVSVFKCPDCSVHYAQKQLMLDHIKSMHGTLKTIEGPPNLGINLPLSSKPTNSLSPNNNSNNKESSSISNLEKGEKKPVSPTKKSSNGTDIPKKPPPSTSCPGWNCRDCDRLFTQREVYISHMKREHGKQLKKHPCRQCEKSFSSSHSLCRHNRIKHKGLRKVYSCPHCPDPSRTFTKRLLLEKHIHLMHTVKETEDKLPADSSSNEATAEKEQVPSPKRKLHSEDEDADGQEDVEEPKGDVTSCQRPKGSSLQPLKKLKINVFKTHKCAVCSFTTEDIVRFHEHIPQHKTDVSSFQCRECGLCYTSHHSLSRHLFIVHKLKEPQGFGRHNGQQENTPNPEDNGGIPDTQCKVCSKTFDTEGALNTHMRTHGMAFIKSKRLSAAEK, encoded by the exons ATGGGCGACATGAAAACCCCAGACTTTGATGATCTGCTTGCGGCCTTTGATATTCCTGATATGGTTGACCCCAAGGCTGCCATTGAGTCTGGCCATGATGATCATGAGGGACAGCTCAAACACAATGCCCACCATGAAGAGGACTCCCATGCCACCTCTGGTCCAGATGTCGGGGTTAGTGTTATTGTTAAGAACGTTCGAAATTTTGATGCCTCTGAACATCTTTCAGAGAAGGATGTTCATCCAACTGTCGGAAATGGATTGCGCAATGGATTCTTGCCTGTGTCGCCCAACAACAGATACAGAAAAGAAAGTGACAAGCTTCAAAAAGGTGAAATCCATGGGATGGCAGGAAATATCTCCACATTCAACCAGTTTAGTCCAATCTCTAGTGCAGAGGAGTTTGATGATGATGACAAGATTGAAGTAGATGACCCTGCAGACAAACAAAGTCATTTATCATTTAGGCCAAACCCTTTAACTGGTTCTGGTGCAAAGATGGAAGAGCCTCGTTCTCAACACATAAAAGCAGATTGTGCATCTAGGCCGAGAACAAATGGCAACTGCCATAAGTTGAAAGTTGAGAATGGCAGCACCAATGGAAAAGTGGGACATGCAAAACTGCATGACTCTCAAAAACCAAGAAAAAACCAAGAGGAACACTCAAAAGAAACCTCCACATCTCAAGAAGCAAAAGAACCTGCAGAACCAGTTATTGAGTTGAGTGTGACCAACTTTTCCCAAGCAAAGGCCAAATCGTCTGCAAAGCTCTCATCCTGCATTGCTGCAATTGCAGCACTGAGTGCAAAGAAAGCTAGCACAGAAACAGTGCCTCCAGAATCTATTGCTACCACTCGAGATTCACCCAGAGAGGCTAAAGAGATTCCAAAAGTTACAGAAAAATCATTAGACCAGGAATCTGCTCTGGAGCTTAGCAGGAAGGTGCTCACAAAACAACCTGATAGTCCTAGCAGTGTCACAAGTGAAAGCAGCAGCAAAGAGTCTCCTGCTTCTCCAGCAGGATCCATACCAGTCATTCCCAAAGTTCGCATTAAAACGATCAAGACATCTTCAGGGCAGATCAAGAGGACAGTTACTAGAGTCCTGCCTGAGTTTGATCCTGATGGCTTGAAGAAGGGTGTTGATTCTTCATCCAATGTTGTGTCTTCTCTCCTGTCCTCTTCAACCTCGCCTTCTGTTTTCTCTTCTCCCACCAGAACAACTTTGCCAACCACAGTAGTAGCAACTTCCGGAGGCTCTGCCATTGAGGTAACTAAACAAATGACCATCAAACCTGTGGCCACTGCCTTCTTACCTGTCTCAGCTGTTAAAACGGCAGGGTCACAAGTGATAAACCTGAAACTTGCCAACAATACCACTGTAAAGGCCACTGTCATACCAGCGGCATCTGTTCAGAGTGCCAGCAGTGCCATCCTTAAAGCTGCTAATGCCATTCAGCAACAAACTGTCATGGTGCCTGCTTCCAGTCTAACAAACACCAAACTTGTGCCAAAGACTGTCCACTTAACCAACTTAAATCTCTTGCCTCAGAATCCATCATCGGCTGAGCTACACCAGGCCCTGACCAAGCCTCAACAGCCCATCAAGCAAGCCCTGTTGGCCCAACAGCAACAAAAGAAGGTGTCTCGGGTCCAGGTCCTAACCAGTTCCCAGAGCTCAGTGGTGGAGGCCTTCAATAAAGTTTTGAGTAGCATTAATCCTGTCCCAGTTTATGTACCAAATCTAAGCCCTCCAACTTCAGCCTGTATATCGTTACCATCCCGTGGATATAAGTGCTTGGAATGTGGTGATTCCTTTGCCCTGGAAAAAAGCCTCACTCAGCATTATGACCGTAGAAGTGTCCGCATTGAGGTCACGTGCAACCACTGCACCAAAAATCTAGTCTTCTACAACAAGTGCAGCCTTCTATCACATGCTAGGGGCCACAAAGACAAAGGTGTTGTAATGCAGTGTTCACATCTCATACTAAAGCCAATTCCAGCTGACCAGATGATTCTGGTCCCCTCTGTAACTTCCAGTGCTCCCACCTCTTCAGCTAACCTTGGATCCTTGATAGCAGGGAGCCAAGGGAAGGGAAACTCAACCACAGTGATCTCCGCGCCCTCTTCTGCCCCAGTTGTTGCTGCCATGCCTCTTGATAAGGATGCCTCCAGGGTCTGCAGATCGAATCTGAAGTGCTTGGAATGTAATGAGACGTTTCAGGAGGAGTCAGCTCTTGTAATGCACTACCAGCAGGCTCCCGAGTCAAGTGGACAG AAAACCTGCACCATTTGCCAAATGCTGCTGCCAAACCAGTGTAGCTTTGCCTCCCATCAGCGCATCCATCAGCACAAGTCTCCGTATATCTGCCCTGAATGTGGAGCTATCTGTCGATCTGTCCATTTTCAATCCCATGTGACCAAAAACTGCCTGCACTACACACGCCGTGTGGGCTATCG CTGTGTTCACTGTAGTGTCATCTTCGCCGATGTTGCCGCTCTCAAGTCACACATTCAGGGATCTCACTGTGAAATCTTCTACAAATGCCCCATCTGCCCCATGGCTTTTAAATCCGCCCCTGGTGCACATTCCCATGCCTACACCCAGCATCCAGGAGTCAAAATCGGAGAGCCTAA GCTGATCTACAAGTGTTCTATGTGTGACACAGTTTTTACCCAGCAGACTTTGCTCTACACGCACTTTGACCAGCACATATCCAGTCAGAAAGTGTCTGTCTTCAAGTGTCCAGACTGTTCGGTGCACTACGCCCAAAAGCAGCTCATGTTGGATCATATTAAA TCGATGCATGGCACCTTAAAGACCATCGAGGGCCCTCCAAACCTGGGCATTAATCTTCCTCTCAGCTCCAAACCTACTAATTCCCTGAGTCccaataacaacagcaacaacaaggAGAGCAGCTCCATCAGCAACCTGGAGAAGGGAGAGAAGAAACCAGTGTCACCGACAAAGAAGAGCAGTAATGGGACAGACATTCCCAAAAAACCACCTCCTTCAACCTCCTGCCCTGGCTGGAACTGCAGAGACTGTGACCGCTTGTTCACACAGAGAGAAGTCTACATCTCGCACATGAAAAGAGAGCATGGGAAG CAACTGAAAAAGCATCCATGTCGGCAGTGTGAAAAGTCCTTCAGTTCCTCTCACAGCTTATGCAGACACAACCGAATCAAACACAAGGGCCTACGGAAGGTCTACTCATGTCC ACACTGTCCAGATCCAAGTCGAACCTTCACAAAAAGACTGCTGTTAGAGAAACACATTCATTTAATGCACACCGTTAAAGAGACCGAAGACAAGCTTccagctgattccagcagcaacgAAGCCACGGCGGAAAAAGAGCAG GTTCCCAGTCCTAAAAGAAAGCTCCACTCTGAAGATGAAGACGCTGATGGCCAAGAGGATGTGGAAGAACCCAAAGGAGACGTGACTTCCTGTCAGCGGCCGAAGGGCTCGTCCCTACAACCTCTAAAGAAACTTAAGATCAACGTCTTCAAAACGCACAAATGCGCCGTGTGCAGCTTCACCACTGAAGACATTGTGCGTTTTCATGAGCACATTCCCCAGCACAAGACTGACGTCTCGTCCTTCCAGTGCCGCGAATGTGGCCTGTGCTACACCTCGCACCATTCGCTCTCACGACACCTGTTCATCGTGCACAAGCTGAAAGAGCCGCAGGGATTCGGGCGGCACAACGGGCAGCAGGAGAACACTCCAAACCCTGAGGACAATGGTGGCATCCCGGACACTCAATGTAAAGTATGTTCAAAGACGTTCGATACAGAGGGAgccttaaacacacacatgcggACACACGGAATGGCCTTCATTAAGTCCAAGCGGCTGAGCGCAGCTGAGAAGTGA
- the znf532 gene encoding zinc finger protein 532 isoform X2: MICLRPLIFLIWLTPRLPLSLAMMIMRDSSNTMPTMKRTPMPPLVQMSGYRKESDKLQKGEIHGMAGNISTFNQFSPISSAEEFDDDDKIEVDDPADKQSHLSFRPNPLTGSGAKMEEPRSQHIKADCASRPRTNGNCHKLKVENGSTNGKVGHAKLHDSQKPRKNQEEHSKETSTSQEAKEPAEPVIELSVTNFSQAKAKSSAKLSSCIAAIAALSAKKASTETVPPESIATTRDSPREAKEIPKVTEKSLDQESALELSRKVLTKQPDSPSSVTSESSSKESPASPAGSIPVIPKVRIKTIKTSSGQIKRTVTRVLPEFDPDGLKKGVDSSSNVVSSLLSSSTSPSVFSSPTRTTLPTTVVATSGGSAIEVTKQMTIKPVATAFLPVSAVKTAGSQVINLKLANNTTVKATVIPAASVQSASSAILKAANAIQQQTVMVPASSLTNTKLVPKTVHLTNLNLLPQNPSSAELHQALTKPQQPIKQALLAQQQQKKVSRVQVLTSSQSSVVEAFNKVLSSINPVPVYVPNLSPPTSACISLPSRGYKCLECGDSFALEKSLTQHYDRRSVRIEVTCNHCTKNLVFYNKCSLLSHARGHKDKGVVMQCSHLILKPIPADQMILVPSVTSSAPTSSANLGSLIAGSQGKGNSTTVISAPSSAPVVAAMPLDKDASRVCRSNLKCLECNETFQEESALVMHYQQAPESSGQKTCTICQMLLPNQCSFASHQRIHQHKSPYICPECGAICRSVHFQSHVTKNCLHYTRRVGYRCVHCSVIFADVAALKSHIQGSHCEIFYKCPICPMAFKSAPGAHSHAYTQHPGVKIGEPKLIYKCSMCDTVFTQQTLLYTHFDQHISSQKVSVFKCPDCSVHYAQKQLMLDHIKSMHGTLKTIEGPPNLGINLPLSSKPTNSLSPNNNSNNKESSSISNLEKGEKKPVSPTKKSSNGTDIPKKPPPSTSCPGWNCRDCDRLFTQREVYISHMKREHGKQLKKHPCRQCEKSFSSSHSLCRHNRIKHKGLRKVYSCPHCPDPSRTFTKRLLLEKHIHLMHTVKETEDKLPADSSSNEATAEKEQVPSPKRKLHSEDEDADGQEDVEEPKGDVTSCQRPKGSSLQPLKKLKINVFKTHKCAVCSFTTEDIVRFHEHIPQHKTDVSSFQCRECGLCYTSHHSLSRHLFIVHKLKEPQGFGRHNGQQENTPNPEDNGGIPDTQCKVCSKTFDTEGALNTHMRTHGMAFIKSKRLSAAEK, from the exons ATGATCTGCTTGCGGCCTTTGATATTCCTGATATGGTTGACCCCAAGGCTGCCATTGAGTCTGGCCATGATGATCATGAGGGACAGCTCAAACACAATGCCCACCATGAAGAGGACTCCCATGCCACCTCTGGTCCAGATGTCGGG ATACAGAAAAGAAAGTGACAAGCTTCAAAAAGGTGAAATCCATGGGATGGCAGGAAATATCTCCACATTCAACCAGTTTAGTCCAATCTCTAGTGCAGAGGAGTTTGATGATGATGACAAGATTGAAGTAGATGACCCTGCAGACAAACAAAGTCATTTATCATTTAGGCCAAACCCTTTAACTGGTTCTGGTGCAAAGATGGAAGAGCCTCGTTCTCAACACATAAAAGCAGATTGTGCATCTAGGCCGAGAACAAATGGCAACTGCCATAAGTTGAAAGTTGAGAATGGCAGCACCAATGGAAAAGTGGGACATGCAAAACTGCATGACTCTCAAAAACCAAGAAAAAACCAAGAGGAACACTCAAAAGAAACCTCCACATCTCAAGAAGCAAAAGAACCTGCAGAACCAGTTATTGAGTTGAGTGTGACCAACTTTTCCCAAGCAAAGGCCAAATCGTCTGCAAAGCTCTCATCCTGCATTGCTGCAATTGCAGCACTGAGTGCAAAGAAAGCTAGCACAGAAACAGTGCCTCCAGAATCTATTGCTACCACTCGAGATTCACCCAGAGAGGCTAAAGAGATTCCAAAAGTTACAGAAAAATCATTAGACCAGGAATCTGCTCTGGAGCTTAGCAGGAAGGTGCTCACAAAACAACCTGATAGTCCTAGCAGTGTCACAAGTGAAAGCAGCAGCAAAGAGTCTCCTGCTTCTCCAGCAGGATCCATACCAGTCATTCCCAAAGTTCGCATTAAAACGATCAAGACATCTTCAGGGCAGATCAAGAGGACAGTTACTAGAGTCCTGCCTGAGTTTGATCCTGATGGCTTGAAGAAGGGTGTTGATTCTTCATCCAATGTTGTGTCTTCTCTCCTGTCCTCTTCAACCTCGCCTTCTGTTTTCTCTTCTCCCACCAGAACAACTTTGCCAACCACAGTAGTAGCAACTTCCGGAGGCTCTGCCATTGAGGTAACTAAACAAATGACCATCAAACCTGTGGCCACTGCCTTCTTACCTGTCTCAGCTGTTAAAACGGCAGGGTCACAAGTGATAAACCTGAAACTTGCCAACAATACCACTGTAAAGGCCACTGTCATACCAGCGGCATCTGTTCAGAGTGCCAGCAGTGCCATCCTTAAAGCTGCTAATGCCATTCAGCAACAAACTGTCATGGTGCCTGCTTCCAGTCTAACAAACACCAAACTTGTGCCAAAGACTGTCCACTTAACCAACTTAAATCTCTTGCCTCAGAATCCATCATCGGCTGAGCTACACCAGGCCCTGACCAAGCCTCAACAGCCCATCAAGCAAGCCCTGTTGGCCCAACAGCAACAAAAGAAGGTGTCTCGGGTCCAGGTCCTAACCAGTTCCCAGAGCTCAGTGGTGGAGGCCTTCAATAAAGTTTTGAGTAGCATTAATCCTGTCCCAGTTTATGTACCAAATCTAAGCCCTCCAACTTCAGCCTGTATATCGTTACCATCCCGTGGATATAAGTGCTTGGAATGTGGTGATTCCTTTGCCCTGGAAAAAAGCCTCACTCAGCATTATGACCGTAGAAGTGTCCGCATTGAGGTCACGTGCAACCACTGCACCAAAAATCTAGTCTTCTACAACAAGTGCAGCCTTCTATCACATGCTAGGGGCCACAAAGACAAAGGTGTTGTAATGCAGTGTTCACATCTCATACTAAAGCCAATTCCAGCTGACCAGATGATTCTGGTCCCCTCTGTAACTTCCAGTGCTCCCACCTCTTCAGCTAACCTTGGATCCTTGATAGCAGGGAGCCAAGGGAAGGGAAACTCAACCACAGTGATCTCCGCGCCCTCTTCTGCCCCAGTTGTTGCTGCCATGCCTCTTGATAAGGATGCCTCCAGGGTCTGCAGATCGAATCTGAAGTGCTTGGAATGTAATGAGACGTTTCAGGAGGAGTCAGCTCTTGTAATGCACTACCAGCAGGCTCCCGAGTCAAGTGGACAG AAAACCTGCACCATTTGCCAAATGCTGCTGCCAAACCAGTGTAGCTTTGCCTCCCATCAGCGCATCCATCAGCACAAGTCTCCGTATATCTGCCCTGAATGTGGAGCTATCTGTCGATCTGTCCATTTTCAATCCCATGTGACCAAAAACTGCCTGCACTACACACGCCGTGTGGGCTATCG CTGTGTTCACTGTAGTGTCATCTTCGCCGATGTTGCCGCTCTCAAGTCACACATTCAGGGATCTCACTGTGAAATCTTCTACAAATGCCCCATCTGCCCCATGGCTTTTAAATCCGCCCCTGGTGCACATTCCCATGCCTACACCCAGCATCCAGGAGTCAAAATCGGAGAGCCTAA GCTGATCTACAAGTGTTCTATGTGTGACACAGTTTTTACCCAGCAGACTTTGCTCTACACGCACTTTGACCAGCACATATCCAGTCAGAAAGTGTCTGTCTTCAAGTGTCCAGACTGTTCGGTGCACTACGCCCAAAAGCAGCTCATGTTGGATCATATTAAA TCGATGCATGGCACCTTAAAGACCATCGAGGGCCCTCCAAACCTGGGCATTAATCTTCCTCTCAGCTCCAAACCTACTAATTCCCTGAGTCccaataacaacagcaacaacaaggAGAGCAGCTCCATCAGCAACCTGGAGAAGGGAGAGAAGAAACCAGTGTCACCGACAAAGAAGAGCAGTAATGGGACAGACATTCCCAAAAAACCACCTCCTTCAACCTCCTGCCCTGGCTGGAACTGCAGAGACTGTGACCGCTTGTTCACACAGAGAGAAGTCTACATCTCGCACATGAAAAGAGAGCATGGGAAG CAACTGAAAAAGCATCCATGTCGGCAGTGTGAAAAGTCCTTCAGTTCCTCTCACAGCTTATGCAGACACAACCGAATCAAACACAAGGGCCTACGGAAGGTCTACTCATGTCC ACACTGTCCAGATCCAAGTCGAACCTTCACAAAAAGACTGCTGTTAGAGAAACACATTCATTTAATGCACACCGTTAAAGAGACCGAAGACAAGCTTccagctgattccagcagcaacgAAGCCACGGCGGAAAAAGAGCAG GTTCCCAGTCCTAAAAGAAAGCTCCACTCTGAAGATGAAGACGCTGATGGCCAAGAGGATGTGGAAGAACCCAAAGGAGACGTGACTTCCTGTCAGCGGCCGAAGGGCTCGTCCCTACAACCTCTAAAGAAACTTAAGATCAACGTCTTCAAAACGCACAAATGCGCCGTGTGCAGCTTCACCACTGAAGACATTGTGCGTTTTCATGAGCACATTCCCCAGCACAAGACTGACGTCTCGTCCTTCCAGTGCCGCGAATGTGGCCTGTGCTACACCTCGCACCATTCGCTCTCACGACACCTGTTCATCGTGCACAAGCTGAAAGAGCCGCAGGGATTCGGGCGGCACAACGGGCAGCAGGAGAACACTCCAAACCCTGAGGACAATGGTGGCATCCCGGACACTCAATGTAAAGTATGTTCAAAGACGTTCGATACAGAGGGAgccttaaacacacacatgcggACACACGGAATGGCCTTCATTAAGTCCAAGCGGCTGAGCGCAGCTGAGAAGTGA